In Paraflavitalea devenefica, the following are encoded in one genomic region:
- the msrB gene encoding peptide-methionine (R)-S-oxide reductase MsrB, with product MKRIAQCLAILLLATLLQQCSYSQSTDNQKKTTMNTSKKDSTNPVYSRTDTSKVNLSEEEWKKVLPADVYFIARQKGTERPGTSIFEHSKEVGTYYCAACGNSLFKSDTKFESGCGWPSFYAPISKTSIIYLPDHSHGMSRTEVECGRCKAHLGHVFEDGPPPTGLRYCINGVVLDFEKAKEAETKYNQEKTKKSE from the coding sequence ATGAAACGAATAGCACAATGCCTGGCCATTCTCCTGCTGGCAACCCTGTTGCAGCAGTGCAGCTATTCCCAGTCAACAGACAACCAGAAAAAAACAACTATGAATACCTCCAAAAAAGACAGTACCAACCCCGTTTATTCCCGTACCGACACTTCCAAAGTGAACCTTTCCGAGGAAGAATGGAAAAAAGTGCTGCCGGCCGACGTCTACTTCATAGCCCGTCAGAAAGGCACGGAGCGGCCTGGCACCAGCATTTTTGAGCATTCTAAAGAAGTGGGCACCTACTATTGTGCTGCCTGCGGCAACTCCCTCTTTAAAAGTGACACCAAGTTTGAAAGCGGTTGCGGCTGGCCCAGTTTCTATGCCCCCATCAGCAAAACCAGCATCATCTACCTGCCCGACCATTCGCATGGCATGAGCCGTACGGAAGTGGAATGCGGCCGCTGTAAAGCCCACCTGGGCCACGTATTTGAAGATGGACCTCCCCCTACAGGGTTAAGGTACTGCATCAATGGCGTAGTATTGGACTTCGAAAAAGCCAAAGAGGCCGAAACCAAATACAACCAGGAAAAAACGAAGAAAAGCGAATAA
- a CDS encoding adenylate kinase yields the protein MFNLILFGPPGSGKGTQSEKLIEKYGLIHLSTGNLLREEIANQTKLGLEAKSFMDKGQLVPDAVVIGMIGSALDANPQAKGFLFDGFPRTVAQAEALDNLLAGKASEIAIVLALEVDREELVKRLLNRGKSSGRSDDTNEDIIRARLVEYENKTAPVANYYAQSGKVVYVKGVGSIDDIFHSLCRQIEARQLV from the coding sequence ATGTTTAACCTGATTTTATTTGGCCCTCCCGGAAGCGGCAAGGGAACCCAGTCTGAAAAGCTTATTGAGAAGTATGGCCTGATCCATCTTTCCACCGGCAACCTGCTGCGGGAAGAGATTGCTAATCAGACGAAACTGGGTTTGGAGGCGAAAAGTTTTATGGACAAGGGCCAACTGGTGCCGGATGCAGTAGTGATCGGCATGATCGGCTCTGCACTGGATGCCAACCCCCAGGCGAAGGGATTTTTGTTTGATGGTTTTCCCCGTACGGTAGCCCAGGCCGAAGCCCTGGACAACCTGCTGGCCGGGAAAGCTTCTGAAATAGCCATTGTACTGGCGCTGGAAGTAGACCGTGAAGAGCTGGTAAAACGCCTGCTGAACCGCGGTAAGAGCTCCGGCCGCAGCGATGACACGAATGAGGATATTATCCGCGCCAGGCTGGTGGAATATGAAAATAAGACCGCTCCTGTGGCCAATTATTATGCGCAAAGCGGCAAGGTGGTGTATGTGAAAGGCGTAGGCAGCATTGACGATATTTTCCATTCCCTGTGCAGGCAGATTGAAGCCCGCCAGTTGGTATAA